A part of Myxococcus landrumus genomic DNA contains:
- the bcp gene encoding thioredoxin-dependent thiol peroxidase: MPQAGDAAPDFQLQDQDGNTVTLSQFAGKHVVLYFYPKDDTPGCTTEACGFRDEHSALGAAGAVVLGVSADSTASHRKFATKFSLPFPLLADTEHQVCDAYGVWGEKSLYGRKFLGINRATFLIGPDGRVKQVWPKVKVNGHVAEVLSALGVAGSAALDVSASAQETVVSAEDEAPVAETPVTPPAVVTKFEPVKRKAPAKKAAPVEEPAAPTMAAPVKKAAPAKKAAAKKVAPAKKAAAKKGAPVKKGAAKKGAPAKKGAAKKAAPVKKGAAKKAAPAKKGAAKKAAPVKKGAAKKVAPVKKGAAKKAAPAKKSAAKKKR, translated from the coding sequence ATGCCCCAAGCAGGTGACGCGGCTCCCGACTTCCAGCTTCAGGACCAGGACGGCAATACCGTGACGCTCTCGCAGTTCGCGGGGAAGCACGTCGTCCTCTACTTCTACCCGAAGGACGACACGCCGGGATGCACCACGGAGGCGTGTGGCTTTCGGGATGAGCACTCGGCGCTCGGGGCCGCGGGCGCGGTGGTGCTGGGCGTGTCCGCCGACAGCACCGCGAGCCATCGCAAGTTCGCGACGAAGTTCAGCCTGCCGTTCCCGCTGCTGGCGGACACGGAGCACCAGGTGTGTGACGCCTATGGCGTCTGGGGCGAGAAGTCGCTGTATGGGCGGAAGTTCCTCGGCATCAACCGGGCGACGTTCCTCATCGGGCCGGATGGCCGGGTGAAGCAGGTGTGGCCGAAGGTGAAGGTGAATGGCCATGTCGCGGAGGTGCTCTCCGCGCTGGGTGTGGCGGGTTCGGCCGCGTTAGACGTGAGCGCTTCGGCGCAGGAGACGGTGGTGTCGGCGGAGGACGAGGCTCCTGTTGCCGAGACGCCGGTGACTCCGCCCGCGGTCGTGACGAAGTTCGAGCCCGTGAAGCGGAAGGCGCCGGCGAAGAAGGCGGCTCCCGTCGAGGAGCCTGCCGCGCCGACGATGGCTGCGCCGGTGAAGAAGGCGGCTCCGGCGAAGAAGGCCGCCGCGAAGAAGGTGGCTCCGGCGAAGAAGGCCGCCGCGAAGAAGGGGGCTCCGGTGAAGAAGGGCGCCGCGAAGAAGGGGGCTCCGGCGAAGAAGGGCGCCGCGAAGAAGGCGGCTCCGGTGAAGAAGGGCGCTGCGAAGAAGGCGGCTCCGGCGAAGAAGGGCGCCGCGAAGAAGGCGGCTCCGGTGAAGAAGGGCGCCGCGAAGAAGGTGGCTCCGGTGAAGAAGGGCGCTGCGAAGAAGGCGGCTCCGGCGAAGAAGTCCGCCGCAAAGAAGAAGCGGTAG
- the nagZ gene encoding beta-N-acetylhexosaminidase: MWSQNSVQSGPRFCETPPVTTSALYRDCARLFMVGFPGTRIDADFAALMDDGIYGAILFKRNVGTAQETAALCREVKTRAGRPFILSVDQEGGRVARLRGAPFTTLPSMRELGQRGDAQLVERVGRLLAHELRAVGFDWDFAPVLDVDTNPANPVIGDRSPSREAQEVARLGVALARGLEAGGVASCGKHFPGHGDTTTDSHLTLPRLTHDLERLRQVELVPFRAFAQARLASVMTAHVMFDALDKDVPATMSERVLARVLREELGFDGVLVSDDLEMKAIADHYTVEEAAVRGTMAGVDLFLVCHHADVQRRAIEAVVKAVESGRIPRERIQEAHRRLDVLSARFAHPAEDRLATLGSAEHQELAQGLDSAFVGKDPTEVMVAAR; encoded by the coding sequence ATGTGGTCACAGAACTCCGTCCAGTCCGGCCCCAGGTTCTGCGAGACTCCGCCCGTGACCACCTCCGCCCTCTACCGTGACTGTGCCCGCCTCTTCATGGTGGGCTTTCCTGGGACCCGCATCGACGCCGACTTCGCGGCGCTGATGGATGACGGCATCTATGGCGCCATCCTCTTCAAGCGCAACGTGGGGACGGCCCAGGAGACCGCCGCGCTGTGCCGCGAGGTGAAGACACGCGCGGGCCGGCCCTTCATCCTCTCGGTGGACCAGGAGGGTGGACGCGTGGCGCGGCTGCGCGGCGCGCCCTTCACCACGCTGCCGTCCATGCGCGAGCTGGGGCAACGGGGTGATGCGCAGTTGGTGGAGCGCGTGGGCCGGCTGCTCGCGCATGAGCTGCGCGCGGTGGGCTTCGATTGGGACTTCGCGCCGGTGCTGGATGTGGACACCAATCCGGCCAACCCGGTGATTGGGGACCGGAGCCCCAGCCGTGAGGCGCAGGAGGTGGCGCGGCTGGGTGTGGCGCTCGCTCGCGGGCTGGAGGCGGGCGGTGTCGCGTCCTGCGGCAAGCACTTCCCAGGGCACGGGGATACGACGACGGACAGCCACCTGACGCTGCCTCGGCTGACGCATGACCTGGAGCGGCTGCGGCAGGTGGAGCTGGTGCCCTTCCGGGCGTTTGCCCAGGCGCGGCTGGCGTCGGTGATGACGGCGCACGTGATGTTCGACGCGCTGGACAAGGATGTGCCCGCGACGATGAGCGAGCGCGTGCTGGCGCGGGTGCTGCGCGAGGAGCTGGGGTTCGACGGCGTGCTGGTGAGTGATGACCTGGAGATGAAGGCCATCGCGGACCACTACACGGTGGAGGAGGCGGCGGTGCGCGGCACGATGGCGGGCGTGGACCTGTTCCTCGTGTGCCACCATGCGGACGTGCAGCGTCGCGCCATCGAGGCGGTGGTGAAGGCGGTGGAGTCCGGCCGCATCCCGCGCGAGCGCATCCAGGAAGCGCACCGCAGGCTCGATGTGCTCTCGGCGCGCTTCGCGCATCCGGCGGAGGACCGCCTCGCGACGCTGGGCAGCGCGGAGCACCAGGAGCTGGCCCAGGGGCTCGACAGCGCGTTCGTGGGGAAGGACCCGACCGAGGTCATGGTCGCGGCGCGCTGA
- a CDS encoding DUF488 domain-containing protein yields the protein MIQIERVYHHLEPGDSEGTRFLVERLWPRGIKKTLLKMDGWLKEVAPSTELRKWYGHDPERWPEFQRRYTRELADHREALAPLLEAAREGDVTLLYSARDEAHNSAVVLKGYLERSLRSVRRRPTLH from the coding sequence ATGATTCAAATCGAGCGCGTCTATCACCACCTGGAGCCAGGGGACTCGGAGGGCACGCGCTTCCTCGTGGAGCGGCTGTGGCCTCGGGGCATCAAGAAGACCCTCTTGAAGATGGATGGCTGGCTCAAGGAGGTCGCCCCCAGCACCGAGCTGCGCAAGTGGTATGGCCATGACCCCGAGCGCTGGCCGGAGTTCCAGCGCCGCTACACCCGCGAGCTGGCGGACCACCGCGAGGCCCTGGCGCCACTGCTGGAGGCCGCCCGCGAGGGCGACGTGACGCTGCTGTACAGCGCGCGCGACGAAGCACACAACAGCGCCGTCGTCTTGAAGGGCTATCTGGAGCGAAGCCTGCGCTCGGTCCGTCGCCGTCCCACGCTGCATTGA
- the dbpA gene encoding ATP-dependent RNA helicase DbpA, whose amino-acid sequence MDFAALSLSPPLLQVLGELGFQTATPIQAQSIPVLLQGKDLVGQARTGSGKTAAFALPLLLKVQLQDRRVQSLVLCPTRELCAQVAGEIRKLGRRMPGLQVLVLAGGQPIRPQLEALEKGAHIAVGTPGRVMDVLGRDALDTRRLATVVLDEADRMLDMGFREDMEHILGALPPRRQTVLFSATFPPDIAALSRTFQKDPVRVTVEDTEAAPPIRQVRYDAAPEDKPAMLLKVLRHHLPASAIVFCNHKATVQELTKSLTDGGVSVDGLQGDLEQFERDRVMAKFRNLSTRVLVATDVAGRGIDVEALDAVINFDMPFQPEPYVHRIGRTGRAGRTGLAISLVTPRDERKVEEIEQALGVKLEAGDAAALEATVAKAGALGSEWETLYISAGRKDKMRPGDILGALTGEAGGFAATDVGKIEIQDHISYVAVARRVVRVAFQRLSEGRIKGRKHKIERVR is encoded by the coding sequence ATGGATTTCGCCGCGCTCTCGCTGTCTCCTCCGTTGCTCCAGGTCCTGGGTGAGCTGGGCTTCCAGACGGCCACCCCCATCCAGGCGCAGAGCATCCCCGTCCTCCTCCAGGGCAAGGACCTGGTCGGCCAGGCGCGCACCGGCAGCGGCAAGACGGCCGCCTTCGCGCTGCCGCTGCTCCTCAAGGTCCAGCTCCAGGACCGGCGCGTCCAGTCCCTGGTGCTCTGCCCGACGCGCGAGCTGTGCGCGCAGGTCGCCGGAGAGATTCGCAAGCTGGGCCGGCGGATGCCGGGGCTCCAGGTGCTGGTGCTCGCGGGAGGCCAGCCCATCCGCCCGCAGCTCGAGGCGCTGGAGAAGGGCGCGCACATCGCGGTGGGAACGCCCGGCCGGGTGATGGACGTGTTGGGGCGCGACGCGCTGGACACGCGGCGGCTGGCCACGGTGGTGCTGGACGAGGCGGACCGGATGCTCGACATGGGCTTCCGCGAGGACATGGAGCACATCCTCGGCGCGCTGCCTCCGCGCCGGCAGACGGTGCTCTTCTCCGCGACCTTCCCGCCGGACATCGCGGCCCTGAGCCGCACGTTCCAGAAGGACCCCGTGCGCGTGACGGTGGAGGACACGGAGGCCGCTCCGCCCATCCGCCAGGTCCGCTACGACGCCGCGCCCGAGGACAAGCCCGCGATGCTGCTCAAGGTCCTCCGCCACCACCTGCCCGCCTCCGCCATCGTCTTCTGCAATCACAAGGCAACGGTGCAGGAGTTGACGAAGTCGCTCACCGACGGCGGCGTCAGCGTGGATGGACTCCAGGGAGACCTGGAGCAGTTCGAGCGGGACCGCGTCATGGCGAAGTTCCGCAATCTCAGTACACGCGTGCTCGTGGCCACGGACGTGGCGGGACGAGGCATCGACGTGGAGGCGCTCGACGCCGTCATCAACTTCGACATGCCCTTCCAGCCGGAGCCCTATGTGCATCGCATCGGGCGCACGGGCCGCGCGGGGCGCACGGGCCTGGCCATCTCCCTGGTGACGCCGCGCGATGAGCGCAAGGTGGAGGAGATTGAGCAGGCCCTCGGCGTGAAGCTGGAGGCGGGCGACGCGGCGGCGCTGGAGGCGACGGTCGCGAAGGCCGGCGCGCTCGGCTCCGAGTGGGAGACGCTCTACATCTCCGCGGGTCGCAAGGACAAGATGCGGCCTGGAGACATCCTCGGCGCGCTGACGGGAGAGGCCGGAGGCTTCGCCGCGACGGACGTGGGCAAGATTGAAATCCAGGACCACATCTCCTACGTCGCCGTCGCGCGACGCGTGGTGCGCGTGGCCTTCCAGCGGTTGAGTGAAGGCCGCATCAAGGGGCGCAAGCACAAGATTGAGCGGGTGCGGTAA